From the Papaver somniferum cultivar HN1 chromosome 2, ASM357369v1, whole genome shotgun sequence genome, the window tttcaaggaacgttgaagattagactatggaataggagccactaaagtttatcttttttgtattccatatgtattaatagttttgtcactaaaattgacaaagggggatattgttagagcatagatcggtcgatctcgcatgcgttggtacatcaagcatgtttgtcaatgttagtgatcaaaactatgagtcttaattcctagtctattatagctaagtctcggactaggatagaaaagtgtagttgagctcaaggacttcatggcgattcatcatacaacgacgaagatctactcaaggaaccatgaaacttcatcaacaaaaaggtatgtggagacttgaacttatccatcactcaaaagtctatctattctatctcatacttcttatgagacaaaaagtcgtttgctatatagactggatcatacacatttgacatttcgagttgagtattcactacttatctttttctcgaaatcgtgtgttggtaaagcgtttcgctttgatcaattttatcttcacctagtgacgaaagtcatgaaaagtttcaattactttgagaattgctatgacgtgaaacggtctgtgaataacggctatataatgtcctctgagaatgtctcaatgattggaatgagagtttagattacataaccatgtattccttaatccgaagttttcgaacttttttgattgagagaaatcggaggaattggctttgccaagtccgcgaactcagtttgcgaactcagtccgcgaactgacggaagttctcttgccgagaatttctgctgggattttccaaaaactagtttgcatgtttagtccgcgaactggcggaagtctctttgccgagattttctgctgagtttggaaaactctgccggttgccttaagtccgcgaaccttttTGTGAGCtcaagtggttatgatctaaagatgttctctgaacatgaaacttaaattactaaagaatgctttatgcaaaccgtggctataaagttcatgacccaattcatcgaatcgaatcatctttgtttcaattgtgtcttgtgtagttacataagatctcatagcaattgaacaagtctctaactagttaatttgagtcaattgaactagttatggtgaagaagaactaggttaatatgaattgctcatatggttaaccttttgggttactatgttgaaccaacatacacatacacatttgggcacggttttcaaaaacctagtaaacgtctacccaagtgtgtgtgacaagctaagttttcgatctaacggttgagaaatattagcttgaatctaaatcaagttttcatctaacagtgaatatggattgctttgtaactaaggcaaaacccttatttgaaggctatataaaggagacatctagcattgtgcaaaactaatccccacacgtctgtgtgatactagtgcgctcgctagagtcgattctactttgacctttggttttcttctctaaaaccaggttaacgacttaaagacttcattgggattgtgaagccagaccgatactacttttatcgtagttgtgtgatctgatcttgcatcttctatcgtacaagtacaatctattgattggcttgagatcgtgagagttctccgataggacagataaagaagtcacaaacatcttcgtctcactttttgtgattcctcgacaaaccgtttgtgtagtcaagaaggattgttgagaggtgattgattaatcgagGATGTTCTTCGAAAATATAAGACCTAATTATCAatgggttcctgttcaccttgattttatattttaagacggaacaaaacctagggtttttctgtgggagacagatttatcctttgatagacttttctgtgtgaggccgacttgtttattatcaagtctgcgattttgggttgcagcaactcttagttgtgggtgagatcagctaagggaatcaagtgtgcagtatccttctgggatcagaggcgtaggagtacaactgtaccttgaattagtgggagaatgattgggtttcaactatagtccagtccaaagttagcttgtagtaggctagtgtttgtagcggtttaatatagtgtgtattcaatctggactaggtctcggggtttatttgcatttgcggtttcctcgttaacaaaaattctggtgtatgtgttatttattttccgcattatattttatataattgaaataatacagtttgtgcgttaagatcatcaattggaaatccaaccttttgttgttgattgatattgattgatccttggatattggtctttggtaccatccaagttattccttgtacttgataaaaactcgctattttttttagcttgagtaaaaatcaaattaagagagagatattaactccttgagatacgttaatctagattgagtctgactgtctagttgattctctagcaaagtatttcggagttagtccatacagattgctaagagaaatattgggtgatgttgttagaatCCCGCTTTTTCACCATCCATTGCTTCGCTTCGATTTTTCCCTTGTATGTTTGGTAGTTGATTCTTCTTGTTGGTGAGAAGTAGCGAGGTGTCGTGTTACATGTAATGAGCTAAAATGACGAAGCATGAAGTGAGCGAGATATCTTCGTCAACGTTATCCCTTTTCTTTAGAGAAAATACTGTTGCAATCTTGGGTTTGCATGGTCCACTTCTTGCACATTTATTCATCATTTCCAGCGTCCTCGTCAATTATGTTTCCTTTTCCCTTGATCGCTGTTCCTTTCGATATTCCCCTTTGATTGATTGCCATCGACTGCTGAGTCCAATTTTCCTCTTCCCTGAACTCCTTCCTACTTTCTTCTATGGCTCTTTTCAAGTCCTACTGTTCATTTTGCTCACCCTGCATTTTCTTTCCTTCGTCTTTCTCGTTACTCGATATTCGCTCTTCCTTCTTTCGACGTTACTTACTATCTCTTTCGTTGACATCTTTTATTCTTGGTAACGTTTGCCTTTAATCGACCTCGTGGGGTTTGCTTTCCTTTGATAAGAGGTGTTTATTATACTTGCCTCCTCTCGTCTTCGTTCCTTCTTTCTTCCTCATATCTTCGTCTTTGATCTTCCCATCTCGTTTCCTCCAGCGCCCTTCTCAGATCTCTTTCTTCACTGATTTCTCTTTGTTGTCTCCTTCGTCGCTCTTCTCCGTCTTCCTCGCAGGCTTACTTCCTCTGTCGTGTCTCTTCCTCTCATGACGATATCGTGCTTCTTTCGGAGTCCATGGCGTCAGCCGCTTCTTCCTCGCTAAGTTGCCGATTTTGTAGTGCCAATCATAGCATTTTGCCTCATCTCGAGCGTGCTTCTCCGCTAGATCCCTGTCTCATTCCCGTTCAAGGCGAAGTGTCTTCCTTAGTCGTTCCAACATCATGTGTTCTTCATAAATTATTTTTCCCTTCTCCGTTTTTCCATTTTGTTTTATCTCGAGCTGGCTCCCCTTCTCCGAACCTTGGTCCTTGTTATTTCTTTGCTGGTATCTCGCGTTATTATTTCGTGGATCATAATTCCTTCGTCTTGACTCCTCATGCCTAAGATTCTGATCAATCAATTCTTGATCTCCACTTGACACAGCTACCAACTTCGTAGAGATTACGTTCGACGACTCTCCTTCTCTCGTATATTAAGTCGTCTTCCACAGCGTGTATCGTTCTTGGCAAGAGCCGAAAAGTTCCTTCTTTTATCGGGATCGGAAAACCTTGCTAGATTGCTTCTGCTTTTCCTCCAAGGCCATGTATCCCTCCTAATACTCCCTCAATCCGTTCATTGTTAACGAGCTTTGATCGTGAAGGTTGGTTTTGATGATTTTCTTCCAAGCTTCCTCTTCTTCATTCTTATGCGAATTTCATTGTAAGTGTAAGTTCGGGCTTTGCCAATGATAACCTCGTGTTGATGTTTCCTTTTAATGATGAGTTGATGGTATCGCTTTCCCGTACGTGTGTGCCTCCTTTTGCTTTGGTAGATGAAAGAACTTAAGCTATCCGAAGAAAAAGCCATATGATGCTCATTTCTTGCCTTTGCCCTTGTTTAGCTTAATGACTTACGTTCGTTAAGTCTTGAAGGTATCGATCCTGCTTCGtgttgtttttggttcctcgttgcaTGGTTTTGGTTCTTCTTTCATCCATTGATCTTAACGTTGTTTTGatcttcattcgtgttgtttcatTGTTCCTTGCATGCTCATTTTCTTTGCCTCATCGATTTTGCTTTTGTCCCAAGTTCGCTCCGTCCACGACTTCATTCGACTTTAGATCTTGCATTGCATCACTTTATTGCATCCAAGTGTATTACTTGATAATTATAtttcttcatttcattttctttctttcttttctttttccttttgttttctttcttttgcctCTTGAACATATTTTGGTGTTATAAATTGTTACGGGTAAGGTTTTGCTGTCTTCTACTTGTATGTGGCTATAcaaggtcttattgcgcctcctagttaaggtcttTCTTTGCCCAACCCTCTCATTAAGGGTCTTAATTCGACGAAGTCTCAGGCGCTCATTATTCTTGCGAATAACGATCCATCAACCTCTCCTTAACATTCTTTACTGAGGTCTTACTTCGCGATAATACGACATGCCTAATTATTCCCCTGAATAAAAGCCCCATGAtattgccgtcttttttggtcacgcATATCCCTAATCTAGAGGGTGCCGTCCCTTCCCACTTAAtgacccttcaaggaggttaaccctaacatgcatgttggtctcctcccatccagttattacgacaccagtttttttcgtgacttcttatcccttTCGCCGATATGTCTATTGGTTATGAAGTCACACCCTAGGTGGAGTAGTTTGGGACTGAGTGCATTGAAGTCAGGACTTACCATACGTTCATGGCCGGTAACactccagacgtcccaggcacacgcaactcaaccgaatacgtcggcgccctGCTCGTACTCCGCAcccccttaccgaaggccatcataaaagggaccctcggcGGATGGGATATACCCCTAGATTATCtctctgagagttgttcacgacgTGCGTTAAGAATTTTCCTCTTACACTTtcgtgcgaactagggtgcacgccgtggattcccagccttcctaggcgaaggttttaaggtTTCTCTGAAACCATTTCGTGGATCTTATTTGCCTCCTAATGCGAGGTCTTACTTGCTTTTTTTGAGGACTTATTTTCCTTGCTGGACTTGAATTACTTTTTTTCTTATTTGTCTTTGATTTCGCTCCTTTTGCGGCTTTATTCGTGAACCTTGAAATTGTATTGTACTTGAATCGGGTCATCGTAGTATTGTACTTCGTGTACCATCTAAGTGTGCCACTCCAGTGGGTCGGAGTTAGTGTGTTCACCGGGTTGGAGCTGATTTATCTCTTCGTCGATGATTTATCACATCAATGGCTTTGCGCGTTTCCTCTTTGGTACTGGAATCATCCTTTCCTCCACTTCGTCAATCACATCGACGGCTTTGCGCGTTTCCTCTTTGGAACTGCAATCATCATTTCTTCCACTTCGTCAATGATTTATCACATCGACGGTTTTGCGCGTTTCCTCTTTGGTACATGACTCCTTTATGTCGCCGATTCTCCATTTCAATCATCCTTAAGATGAGTGTTGATGCCCCTCACGAAATAGCCTCGACCGTTGAGTCCTACGTTTGTTCATCCCCTCCGCCTTTGCGTCGTCCATTAATGCTCTACCAACCATGGTTGCTCCCTCGTTTGCAACATTACGTGCTTCTTTTACTATCTAGATGGTTAAGGTTTGCAATCAAGTTCCAATTTGATTTTTGGAATTATGTCATTCTCCACTGCTCATTACCGGCTTTCCGCTATAGCTTTTCTTCATTGCTATTGGTCCACTTGTTCGTCACTGCCGTCATTAGTGTGCAACTTCGACTCTATTCCCTCCTTGGAGTTTCTGCAAGAAGCAACTCTTCCTCCACTTTCTTTGCATTGTTGGATTGGTTGTACTTCATTTCTTGTCAATAAAGGCTTAGTCGGGTAATCGCATCGTTTGTTCGTGGTAGAGATCCATATCTCTATTTGCGCAATGGTCTGTCTTGTAACTCATCTTCTTTCTTTATcctttgttttgtgaatcgattGCTCTTGCCCATTTCCGTCATCTTCCCTTCCATCATCTCCGTCCTTTCAGGTTGGTCTGTGCTTCGCTGGGACTATCAACTTCGCAGAGGTGATTGCCTTGTTTCTTCCTTGGCTGCTCGTTATCAATCATCGTGAATCAAAACCTTGACGCTCCACATGGCGTAGCTTCCGTCATTGACCCATATGATTTCCCTAGCCCTTCTTTCGCCTCTCGTCTTACCACCTTCTTCTTTGGTCGATTGCTTCCGTGAGTCATCATTCTCCTTCGTTTGCTCCTGGAGTAGCTGAATGTTTCCGTCGTCTTGCAAACTTTTCCTTTGCTAATGATATTCTGGCGGAGCTAGCAATGGCTTCGTTATATTCTTGTTACTAATGGAGTACGCTTTCCTTTACTTCTTGTTTACTCGTTATATGTAGTAATCACGGGATGGTTGGGACGCTGGGGGTTGACGAAGTGAACCGTTAGTTGCCTTACTTCGTTGGCTTTGGCCTTCCTTCTTCGTGGGCTTTCGCATTCCTTCTTCGTGGGCTTTGGCTTTCCTTCTTCGTGAAGTATCCCTTTGCTTGATCTTCACGAAGTGTCTCTTCGCCTAACTGTTTTTTATTTCACGAAGTGCCTGGATATCATGAGATAACATGCATTTCACGAGCAAGTAATGAGCCACGAAGTAGCTTTGATTCCACGAAATAGCTTTCATTCCACGAAGTAGCTTTGATTCCATGAAGTAGCTTTCATTCTCGAAGTAGCTTTGATTCCACGAGGTAGCTTTAGCTCACGAAGCAGCTTTAACCCACAAAGCATTTTTAACCCACGAAGCATCTTTAACCCATGAAGGAGCTTTAACCCACGAAGTTATGCGTATATCTGTTCACCACTGATGAGGCTGCTTGACGACATTTTGAACAGTAATTAGTAAACAACTTCTAAATAATGAAGAGTAAACATGGGCAAACGAGTTAAGGTATACAGAAATGCAACATTAGCCTCTAAATATTGGAGAGTAAACATGGGCAAAACGAGGTATACAAAAATGCAACATTAGCCAACGTAGACAACTTGTAAACatttcaaataaaaagacaagcaGTAAACCATAATATCCAACTACCTAAGCGTCGACGAAAAGATCGATCTCGGTTTTGGCAAAAGACTACATAACCTAGGCCTTACCTATCAATGTAGAAAGACGATCAATATCCTGAGTTCCAATTTGTGTCTCCCATAGTGACGACACCCATATTATTGCGTTATTGAAAAAATGTTAATTGCGGATCTATGTAGTGATGGTTTCATCTGTCAGCCACGCTATAAAGACTATAAAGCTTAGTAGGAGTGTAACTACGGAAAATCCATAGTTACACCCGAACTTGTATTCTCTTGTTCCATACTCATTTCAACTTCATACCATACAACAACTTCTAGATTTAAACATCTTTTGAACACTAAATGATGATATGAAGtgctaaaatataaaaaaaacacacaaattttacatggttcgatcttTGAATAGATCTATATCCATGAATTTTCTATGATTAATTGATTTACAAGATGAGACTCCATTAATAAGTTTTTGAAGCTCTTCTAGAtctagttttggggaagaagatgaacttagagaaaatgaaatctgATCCTTTTCTCTCTCTTAGATATTTTCTTAAGCATTAGAGAGTAGAAATGAATTTACAAAAATGTCTTTTACTTACGAATTAAGGAAGCTAAGCTAAGATAGTATGTTGATTATCCTAGGAATGTTATATTACTTCGGCCTTTATTTGGCGCCACATGTCGAGTATGGTACTTTCGTATCTACAAGGAGAAaatacctcttcttcttctttggagtTCGTTTCCAAGATCATTTGTGATTTAAGAACTAGCGTGAGCAACAGCAGGTCATTCACTTTATCACATAAAAGTTTAAATGAGTTGTATTCAGTAGGATGTATTATCGCGACCGTTCATTAAGTTCGCTAGTTTTAAAAGTTCAGCAGCGCTTATGGGGTTGATTGAGCTTCAACCTTGGAAAATTTAGCTAGCATGCTACGTTGTAAATATGATTATTTACCTACGTATCTGGGGTTACTTCTAGTAGATCTAAAGCTTTGGAACTAAAAACAGTAAGATGGATATAATTAGtccataatcaataaaatttagCATATTCGTTTacaatattttcttctctatgAATCTAATAGAAAACTCATATCGTCATCCATAATCAATGAAAACCGTCAATATTGATGGCCGGATTTTAAATCATGGTCAATTGTATTCAGATTAAATATTTCTGTAATCCCCATCCTATTCAATTTTGCAAATAAAGAAGTGACATTAATATGCACTGCTACTTTGAAAATATCAGCTGCCTAACTACAATTAATATTTATTCATGGAAAACTTCTGTGAAGATATCAGCTGCCTAACTACAAATCTACAATTAATATTTATTAATGGAAAACTTCTAGATATACTTGAATTAGCATTTTTGTTAATCAAGTGTATACAGTATATACAAGGTTACACGCATACTGTACAAGGATTCACCTCTCAGATCACTGTTAACTTTTTGTCTCTCACCATCCAAGTTACATGCATGTTCAGCTCCTGCATTCATATACAGACAGCACATAACCTTGGCCTTCAGCTTTGcaacataataaaaaaaaaaagttaaaagtcATATAGCTAAACCGGTACAATCATGTGCACTACAGCTTAGCAACAGCCTTCAAGATACCTATCTGCCGCTTCCAAGGGGACAACCAAAATCCAGAACCACTTTATAAGTGGAACATAGGGagtattagacacataaatttaTCGCCAGAACATAGGGCATTCCTAAGTGATTGTACGATATAAGTCTCACACAGTAACCATTGTCACAACCATGTTATTACTGCCGCTACAAAATCCATATTAGTATTAGTAATTAGTTTACCCTTCCTTCAAAACCTTGCTCCGCCCCTTCATGCAGATGGCATGGTGAAATTAAGATCGAAACTCGGATTTGATTTTCGGGGTTTTGGTTGTAAAAGATCAAACCCTGTTCTACTTCATTAAGGCTAGACACTTGTCGAGGGTATAATGGCTGACAAGTTCTGCCCGACTTTGTTGAActtgttttaaaaaaataatatttgttGAAGATTTTGGGACCATATCCACATCCATAATCAATCAGAAAACGATATTCCATTGACGatattttcttctgaatgataTTATCCATAAGTTTTTTCCATGTACGTTACCTCGTTCTTGTCGTGTTCTTTGAACATTTAACTATAAATTCCTGCATCCAACATAAGAAGAAAACACACAATTTCAAGAacctaaaaaaaagagagaaaaattctCACTTGGCTTTCTTTTTAAAAAGGCAGTTCATATCTCCTTCACTTAGCAATGGCATCCGGTAAGAACTCACTCTATGTTCTATTCATGGCTTTGGTCCTCATGGCTGTAGTAAGTGAATTGGCAAGTGCAAGTTCGCTAAGAGTGTACCGTTTACAAGGTTGCAGTGGCGAAACTCAAACGTATAGTAGATGTGGATgcacaaaccttttgtatatggGTGGTTATCAATTTACTTACACTGGTCAAACTGCTAGGATGTATAACACAGGGAATTGTCTAGGTTCAGGCGTTTTTACTCTCACCGGCAATGCCCGTATGTGCAGCCCCATCGGATGGAGGAGTATTAACATCCAATGTTAAGTAAATTCAATCGCAGATGTCTATACTATGGAATTGGCATTATCTATGCAAGTATGCTTATCTATATCATTACGTGCTTCCTAATTAAAAGTCTTATTATGTAAGTTATAAATAAATCGGGGTATGACCCGAGCTTTAACGATAAACGCTGGGTGTTGTTATTGCAGACTGTTGTTTTCTCAATGTATTCGATGTTTGTCTTATAATAACTATACgtatcttttatatatatatatttgatgttgggtttatatttttattttgtaatatGGGTTCAGCATTTTTCACTCATAATTCTCACCTAATATAATATGGTAACTCCGCTTTCATGTTGAGTTATTGATGTAGGTAGAGAAACTTGACCAAGATAAATGGAATAGCCTAAGGCGCTAGATATACATATTACTGACCGCACCCACGGGTCATGGGTGACTACTTCtgaaaaaatattaattttgcgCGGGCTAGTTTATTCTTGTCAATATCTTTTCCTACTCGAAACAGATATTGCAAATAGTCTCCAATACTGCATCGCCCTTGTTACCGTTATGTCAGAAAAAGTGGAGTTATGATCAAAATCTGGTAGCCACGCTAAGATGACTAACGTGATCAAAATATTCATGACTATACGAACAGATGATTTGGGAGAACATGCAATACCTTTAGCCA encodes:
- the LOC113352847 gene encoding antimicrobial peptide 1-like is translated as MASGKNSLYVLFMALVLMAVVSELASASSLRVYRLQGCSGETQTYSRCGCTNLLYMGGYQFTYTGQTARMYNTGNCLGSGVFTLTGNARMCSPIGWRSINIQC